The following proteins are encoded in a genomic region of Blastopirellula marina:
- a CDS encoding BatA domain-containing protein — MQFANVGLLLGGLLVAVPIILHLVMRQQPKQLEFPALRFVRQRSVQNTRRLQLKHWVLLALRCLAVLLLVAALARPGVASAALGKWVLSGSLGLILLIGAFVTAAAWLAGTNRTLAYILTALTSLVGVGAIVTAVMALGSSSGPIVGEQEAPVAAVIICDTSPRMLYRFQNQTRLEKAQELGTWLTSQLPEDSEMAVLDQRARSAIFAPDRGAARQAIQRLEIAVGGKSLIELAESALDMLDTNELARKEIYILTDLAAPAWNKEDAQRLKAKLAEQPDIPLYVIDVGADEIRNVAISDLVMSAEVIPENNDVTLQAEIVSDGSNEPKTIELFIETPDDKLPIVENGELITPTATRRNRQTIELVDGQPRSVMFRLPGLTAGTHHGWIDLVGDDGLEADNKRWFTIEARLPWSLLVVESANANSRDLVNALAPPGYPAPFKIDVIKQSELTPAKMEGHQAVVLLDPSPMSDTTWQALSRFVTRGGGLMMFLGRSAVKEAFNTEAAQTVLPGKLARQWRAGDRLWYLDPREYQHSILAPFRDIGTSVPWSDFRVDRHWSLTDMKEGTNTVVPYKNGVAALIEQRIGKGVVLTFTSSISDSKEDAWNTLLTGFQSWPFFVLVNQMAKYAVQMGDQHFNYVAGDVATLQTSKDNETATHLLFTPNGIDPQEVIPDNGTITIPFTSSLGTYRIRPLGGGKSSGFSVNLPPFATRMEKLSETELDEVLGEGRYRLARQQEQIVREQGKARLGVPLFPWLMLIVVIVFALEHIMANRFYRQQVETT, encoded by the coding sequence ATGCAGTTTGCCAACGTCGGCCTGCTGCTAGGAGGCCTGCTCGTCGCCGTGCCCATCATCTTGCACTTGGTGATGCGGCAGCAGCCGAAACAATTGGAGTTCCCTGCCCTCCGTTTTGTGCGACAGCGCAGCGTGCAAAACACGCGTCGCTTGCAATTGAAACATTGGGTCTTGTTGGCTTTACGCTGTCTGGCTGTGCTGTTGCTAGTCGCCGCATTGGCCCGTCCTGGCGTTGCTTCGGCAGCTTTGGGGAAGTGGGTTCTCTCCGGATCGTTGGGTTTGATCCTCTTGATTGGCGCATTCGTAACGGCAGCGGCTTGGCTTGCCGGTACCAATCGAACCTTGGCTTACATCCTCACCGCGCTGACTTCGCTCGTCGGAGTCGGCGCGATTGTCACAGCGGTGATGGCCCTCGGCAGTAGTAGTGGCCCAATCGTTGGCGAACAAGAGGCTCCCGTTGCGGCGGTGATTATTTGTGATACTTCACCTCGGATGCTGTATCGCTTTCAAAATCAAACACGCCTGGAGAAAGCACAAGAGCTCGGCACATGGCTTACTTCGCAGCTCCCGGAGGACAGCGAAATGGCCGTCCTCGATCAAAGAGCACGGTCCGCCATCTTTGCGCCAGATCGGGGTGCGGCACGCCAGGCAATTCAGCGACTAGAGATCGCTGTGGGCGGCAAGTCGCTGATCGAGCTGGCCGAAAGCGCACTCGACATGCTCGACACGAATGAACTAGCTCGAAAAGAAATCTACATTCTAACCGATCTCGCTGCCCCGGCTTGGAACAAAGAGGACGCTCAGCGTTTGAAGGCCAAGCTCGCCGAACAACCCGATATTCCTCTGTACGTAATCGATGTTGGTGCCGACGAAATTAGGAATGTCGCGATCAGCGATTTGGTGATGTCAGCCGAAGTGATTCCGGAAAACAACGACGTCACACTCCAAGCCGAAATTGTCTCGGACGGCTCCAACGAACCAAAGACAATCGAACTGTTCATTGAAACGCCCGATGACAAACTTCCGATTGTCGAGAATGGAGAGTTAATCACCCCTACGGCAACCCGGCGCAATCGTCAAACGATTGAGCTGGTCGATGGCCAGCCACGAAGTGTCATGTTTAGGTTACCTGGCTTAACCGCGGGGACGCACCATGGCTGGATCGATCTGGTTGGCGACGATGGTTTGGAGGCCGATAACAAGCGGTGGTTTACCATTGAAGCACGACTACCCTGGTCACTGTTGGTGGTTGAGTCCGCCAATGCAAACAGTCGCGATTTAGTTAACGCCCTGGCACCGCCTGGTTACCCAGCTCCATTCAAGATCGATGTCATCAAGCAAAGCGAGCTCACACCAGCGAAGATGGAAGGGCACCAAGCGGTCGTCTTACTCGATCCTAGCCCGATGTCCGACACCACGTGGCAGGCCCTCTCTCGCTTCGTTACGCGGGGTGGCGGCTTGATGATGTTCTTGGGGCGATCGGCTGTCAAAGAAGCATTCAACACCGAAGCCGCCCAAACGGTCTTACCAGGCAAGCTGGCACGTCAGTGGCGTGCGGGCGACCGACTTTGGTACTTGGATCCTCGCGAATACCAGCACTCGATCCTCGCCCCATTCCGAGACATCGGCACCTCCGTTCCTTGGAGCGACTTTCGCGTCGACCGACATTGGTCGCTGACTGATATGAAGGAAGGAACCAATACGGTTGTCCCCTACAAGAATGGAGTCGCTGCACTCATCGAACAGCGAATTGGCAAAGGTGTCGTGCTTACGTTTACGTCATCGATCTCTGATTCGAAGGAGGATGCCTGGAACACACTGCTCACCGGTTTTCAGTCCTGGCCATTCTTTGTGTTGGTGAATCAAATGGCAAAATACGCCGTACAGATGGGGGATCAGCACTTCAATTATGTCGCTGGCGATGTTGCAACGCTTCAAACATCGAAAGACAACGAGACCGCCACGCATCTTCTGTTCACACCCAACGGAATTGATCCTCAAGAAGTGATCCCGGACAACGGAACGATCACCATTCCTTTTACCAGCAGTTTAGGCACTTATCGAATTCGTCCCTTGGGTGGCGGGAAATCTTCAGGTTTTAGCGTTAACTTACCGCCGTTTGCCACACGAATGGAAAAGCTTTCGGAAACAG
- a CDS encoding DUF58 domain-containing protein, which produces MTTAESYLKPEVIRQISRLDLRAQFVVKGFLQGLHASPYHGFSVEFSEHRRYEHGDDPKDIDWLVYAKTDRYYIKKFEAETNITGYLVMDLSRSMAYTYRQEMTKFDYAISLAAALCYLMVHQQDPVGLVTFDTKIRASLPPKSKRKQLGDVLSLLANLKPTGETDIAHSLSQLAAMLKHRSVVMIFSDLLAEPDEVMRAVYQLRHRDHDVILFHILDEAEVTFPFDGMVELEDPETKEKMKVDANNYRQDYQKEINAYRDKYRQDCVQAGVDYVALDTSMQFDKALTEYLINRQSRF; this is translated from the coding sequence TTGACCACTGCCGAAAGTTATTTGAAGCCTGAGGTGATCCGCCAGATCTCACGGCTCGACTTGCGCGCTCAGTTCGTCGTCAAAGGATTTCTGCAAGGATTACACGCGAGTCCCTATCACGGCTTCTCAGTCGAATTCAGTGAACATCGCCGTTACGAGCATGGTGATGACCCGAAAGATATCGACTGGCTGGTCTATGCGAAGACCGATCGCTACTACATCAAGAAGTTTGAAGCAGAAACGAACATCACGGGTTACCTGGTGATGGACCTCAGCCGCTCGATGGCATACACCTATCGGCAAGAGATGACGAAGTTCGACTATGCCATCTCGCTGGCTGCCGCACTCTGCTACCTGATGGTCCATCAGCAAGACCCTGTGGGGCTTGTCACATTCGATACGAAAATCCGCGCAAGTCTCCCTCCGAAATCGAAGCGGAAGCAACTCGGCGATGTTTTATCCCTGCTGGCCAATTTGAAGCCAACCGGCGAAACCGATATCGCCCACAGCCTCTCGCAACTAGCTGCCATGTTGAAACATCGCAGCGTGGTGATGATCTTTTCGGATCTTCTCGCCGAGCCCGATGAAGTGATGCGAGCCGTCTATCAACTGAGACATCGCGATCACGATGTGATCCTGTTTCACATTTTGGATGAAGCGGAAGTTACGTTTCCATTCGACGGGATGGTGGAACTGGAAGATCCGGAAACGAAAGAGAAGATGAAAGTCGACGCGAACAACTATCGCCAAGACTACCAGAAAGAGATCAACGCTTACCGCGACAAGTATCGCCAAGACTGCGTTCAAGCTGGCGTCGACTACGTTGCGCTCGACACCAGCATGCAGTTCGACAAGGCCCTCACCGAGTATCTCATCAATCGCCAATCAAGGTTTTAA
- a CDS encoding AAA family ATPase translates to MQQELQKVIVGQDEVIEQLFAAIFTRGHCLLEGVPGLAKTLMVSTLAKVLDMQFKRVQFTPDLMPSDITGTNVLEEDEQGRRNFRFVEGPVFTNILLADEINRTPPKTQAALLQAMQEHEVTVGRDTMELPDPFFTIATQNPIEQEGTYPLPEAQLDRFMFNIIIDYPTLDEEEKILMATTRQEKVEVRKVFSSRAILNIQKLVQSVAVSEYVIKYVARLVRATRPRDSEAPQFVKELVDWGAGPRAGQNLINGGKAIAAMEGRFSVAIEDVKKIAIPVLRHRIGTNFQAQAEGMTNVDVITKLLAEIPEPKIEKFER, encoded by the coding sequence ATGCAACAAGAGTTGCAGAAGGTGATCGTTGGTCAAGACGAAGTAATCGAGCAACTATTCGCGGCCATTTTTACTCGGGGGCACTGCCTCCTGGAAGGGGTGCCTGGTCTGGCGAAGACGTTAATGGTCAGCACACTGGCTAAAGTCCTCGATATGCAGTTCAAACGTGTTCAGTTCACTCCGGACTTGATGCCTTCCGACATCACTGGTACCAACGTGCTGGAAGAAGACGAACAAGGTCGCCGTAACTTCCGCTTCGTCGAAGGCCCTGTCTTTACCAACATTCTGCTGGCGGACGAAATCAACCGAACGCCTCCTAAGACCCAAGCCGCGTTGCTGCAAGCGATGCAAGAACATGAAGTCACCGTCGGGCGAGATACGATGGAATTGCCTGACCCTTTCTTCACCATTGCCACGCAAAACCCGATCGAGCAGGAAGGCACCTATCCACTACCAGAAGCCCAGCTCGATCGTTTCATGTTCAATATCATCATCGACTACCCTACGCTCGATGAAGAAGAAAAGATTTTGATGGCGACAACCCGGCAAGAGAAAGTCGAAGTTCGCAAAGTTTTCAGCAGCCGAGCCATTCTCAACATCCAGAAATTGGTCCAATCGGTCGCCGTCAGCGAGTACGTCATTAAGTACGTCGCCCGTTTGGTTCGTGCAACCCGCCCACGTGACAGTGAAGCACCGCAGTTCGTTAAAGAACTAGTCGATTGGGGCGCTGGTCCACGTGCTGGACAAAACCTGATTAACGGCGGTAAGGCAATCGCCGCGATGGAAGGCCGTTTCTCGGTTGCGATCGAAGATGTCAAAAAGATCGCCATCCCCGTGCTGCGGCATCGTATCGGCACCAACTTCCAAGCCCAAGCGGAAGGAATGACAAACGTCGATGTGATCACGAAGCTGTTGGCTGAAATCCCAGAACCCAAGATCGAAAAGTTCGAACGTTGA